A part of Solicola gregarius genomic DNA contains:
- a CDS encoding ABC transporter permease — protein MTATPNGTASAETSTRKAFVRRFARHRLAVLGLLVLIVLAIATFGADVVAPSPRGAQDLTLGPTPPSAAHWFGTDELGRDYLSELLYAGRVSLAVGLAVAMLSTAFGTLVGTIAGYAGGVVDELVMRITDLFLIVPAIAILALALEALGQSTPAIVMVLAAIGWTYVARIARSQVLSLREREFVDAARSIGASPPRIVVRHILPNLAGIIAVNMSLTVATAIIIESTLSFLGFGVQPPSSSWGSLLSTASGLVGTPEAYLLYFPGLLILTTVLAVNFVGDGLRDALDPQGKNL, from the coding sequence ATGACCGCGACTCCCAACGGGACGGCATCGGCCGAGACGTCTACCCGGAAGGCATTCGTACGCCGCTTCGCGCGCCACCGACTCGCCGTTCTCGGCCTGCTCGTACTGATCGTGCTCGCGATCGCGACGTTCGGCGCCGACGTGGTGGCGCCGTCGCCCCGTGGCGCGCAGGACCTCACTCTCGGTCCGACGCCTCCGTCGGCCGCGCACTGGTTCGGGACCGACGAGCTGGGCCGCGACTACCTGAGCGAGCTGCTGTACGCAGGGCGGGTCTCGCTCGCTGTCGGGCTCGCGGTCGCGATGCTGTCGACGGCGTTCGGCACCCTGGTCGGCACCATCGCCGGGTACGCAGGCGGGGTCGTCGACGAGCTCGTCATGCGCATCACCGATCTGTTCCTGATCGTTCCCGCGATCGCCATCCTCGCTCTCGCCCTGGAGGCATTGGGCCAGTCGACGCCGGCGATCGTCATGGTGCTCGCGGCGATCGGCTGGACGTACGTCGCACGGATCGCGCGATCGCAGGTGCTCAGCCTGCGCGAGCGGGAGTTCGTCGACGCCGCCCGATCCATCGGTGCCTCCCCGCCGCGCATCGTCGTACGCCACATCCTGCCAAATCTCGCGGGCATCATCGCGGTCAACATGTCGCTCACGGTCGCGACGGCGATCATCATCGAGTCGACTCTGAGCTTTCTCGGATTCGGCGTGCAGCCGCCGTCGTCGAGCTGGGGTTCCTTGTTGAGCACCGCCTCCGGTCTGGTCGGCACGCCCGAGGCGTACCTGCTCTACTTCCCCGGCCTGCTCATTCTGACGACCGTGCTCGCGGTCAACTTCGTCGGCGACGGCCTCCGCGACGCACTCGACCCGCAAGGCAAGAACCTATGA
- a CDS encoding ABC transporter permease, with protein sequence MIGYVLRRLVYSVPVVLVASFVLFWAVRAAFDPLAKLRQSRDPGLVQRETERLGLDKPVPEQYALWLKEFVTGNWGVSTRTSGDVRPMIADALWPTTQLIAWALLCGVLVAGSIAVFSAVHRYSWGDHLLTGLSYIGVAMPAFWFGLILIQLLAVGPMQYVDTDEPFLYFIGLHSPGESGFNLDYVRHLVLPVLTLTIALVASWSRYGRAAMLDSLSSDYIRTARAKGVRRRRIIWNHAARNALAPFVTVVALDAALLFGGLVVTEQIFSIPGMGRLFLDSLQAGDVYVLIPWMMIVAVAVVACNLIADLSYAVLDPRVRLR encoded by the coding sequence ATGATCGGGTACGTACTGCGCCGCCTCGTCTACTCCGTGCCGGTCGTGCTCGTCGCGTCCTTCGTCCTGTTCTGGGCCGTCCGCGCGGCGTTCGACCCGCTGGCGAAGCTGCGACAGTCGCGTGACCCCGGCCTCGTTCAGCGCGAGACCGAACGGCTCGGGCTGGACAAGCCGGTTCCCGAGCAGTACGCCCTGTGGCTCAAGGAGTTCGTGACCGGCAACTGGGGCGTCAGTACGCGGACGAGCGGCGACGTCCGCCCGATGATCGCGGACGCGCTGTGGCCGACCACGCAACTGATCGCATGGGCGCTGCTGTGCGGTGTCCTCGTTGCCGGTTCGATCGCCGTCTTCTCCGCCGTCCACCGGTACTCGTGGGGCGATCATCTGCTCACCGGCCTTTCGTACATCGGTGTCGCGATGCCGGCGTTCTGGTTCGGGTTGATCCTGATCCAGCTGCTCGCCGTCGGCCCGATGCAGTACGTGGACACCGATGAGCCGTTCCTGTACTTCATCGGGCTGCACTCCCCCGGCGAGTCCGGGTTCAACCTCGACTACGTGCGCCACCTCGTGCTCCCGGTGCTCACGCTGACCATCGCCCTGGTGGCGAGCTGGAGCCGGTACGGGCGAGCGGCGATGCTCGACAGCCTTTCGAGCGACTACATCCGAACGGCGCGCGCCAAGGGCGTCCGTCGTCGACGAATCATCTGGAACCACGCGGCCCGCAACGCGCTCGCACCGTTCGTCACCGTGGTCGCGCTCGACGCCGCCCTGCTGTTCGGCGGACTGGTCGTCACCGAGCAGATCTTCTCGATCCCGGGCATGGGTCGACTGTTCTTGGACTCGCTCCAAGCCGGCGACGTGTACGTCCTCATCCCCTGGATGATGATCGTCGCGGTAGCGGTCGTCGCCTGCAACCTCATCGCCGATCTCAGCTACGCCGTACTCGATCCGAGAGTGAGACTGCGATGA
- a CDS encoding ABC transporter substrate-binding protein codes for MSTTRNTNRSRLLAAVLGLVLLGTLGCTGGGSTANSQDPVADVPVRDGGEVVIGAEQEPACADWLSTCAGSIWGDWLMRRPTIPVTFDIRKDGDDWVAVPSDLLTGEPEVESTDKGMTITYSINPDAVWSDGEPITSTDFAYTAEQIRDGDNIFDKSGYDTITEVATPDPKTAVVHLDQQYANWRMLFSNTYGVLPAHLLEGKDRTATMRDGYSFSGGPWIIESWKRGTSVTLVPNENYWGDKPHLDKVTFTFIPDTAAAFQALKSGQVDALYPTPQLNAMSQIEAGLPGINSQVDPQSGNLEALWINNDAFPFDSEAVRRAATYSIDRDALVDRIYGAVDVEDPAQSFLSPLVSAYASDSFDQYELDLDEAASLMEEDGWSKGSDGIWEKDGRQASFVIHSLAGNKRRDLMLQILQQQFADAGFDVSIETTTPADLFTKVAPAGDFQMGLWTLVDYFPEPTLDQPFGSANIPTKTNGYSGINFGRVSIDELDPLLDETETELDVDKRIETTKAADKVIADSAASIPIVGIPNILLWNEKVGGTVSINPAEGPFWNLEAWGLAEQ; via the coding sequence ATGTCCACGACCCGCAACACGAACCGCAGTCGACTGCTCGCCGCGGTGCTCGGCCTGGTCCTGCTGGGCACTCTCGGATGCACCGGTGGCGGCTCGACCGCCAACAGCCAGGACCCGGTCGCCGACGTGCCCGTACGCGATGGCGGTGAGGTGGTGATCGGGGCCGAGCAGGAGCCCGCCTGCGCGGACTGGCTCTCGACCTGCGCCGGGTCCATCTGGGGCGACTGGCTCATGCGGCGCCCGACCATCCCGGTGACCTTCGACATCCGCAAGGACGGTGACGACTGGGTTGCCGTGCCGTCGGACCTGCTGACCGGCGAGCCCGAGGTGGAGTCGACCGACAAGGGCATGACGATCACCTACTCGATCAACCCCGACGCGGTGTGGTCCGACGGCGAACCCATCACCTCGACGGACTTCGCGTACACCGCCGAGCAGATCCGCGACGGCGACAACATCTTCGACAAGAGCGGCTACGACACGATCACCGAGGTGGCCACGCCCGATCCCAAGACGGCGGTCGTCCACCTCGACCAGCAGTACGCGAACTGGCGAATGCTCTTCAGCAACACCTACGGCGTACTCCCCGCACACCTGCTCGAGGGCAAGGACCGCACCGCCACGATGCGCGACGGCTACTCGTTCAGCGGCGGGCCGTGGATCATCGAGTCCTGGAAGCGCGGTACGAGCGTCACGCTCGTTCCGAACGAGAACTACTGGGGCGACAAGCCGCACCTCGACAAGGTGACGTTCACCTTCATCCCGGACACTGCGGCCGCGTTCCAGGCGCTCAAGAGCGGTCAGGTCGACGCGCTGTACCCGACCCCGCAGCTGAACGCGATGAGTCAGATCGAGGCCGGGCTCCCCGGGATCAACTCGCAGGTCGACCCGCAGAGCGGCAACCTCGAGGCGCTCTGGATCAACAACGACGCGTTCCCGTTCGACTCCGAAGCCGTCCGGCGCGCCGCCACGTACTCCATCGACCGCGACGCCCTCGTCGATCGGATCTACGGCGCCGTCGATGTCGAGGATCCTGCGCAGAGCTTCCTCTCCCCGCTGGTTTCCGCGTACGCAAGCGACTCCTTCGACCAGTACGAGCTGGACCTGGACGAGGCCGCATCGCTGATGGAGGAAGACGGCTGGTCGAAGGGCAGCGACGGCATCTGGGAGAAGGACGGCCGCCAGGCGTCGTTCGTCATCCACTCGCTCGCGGGTAACAAGCGACGCGACCTGATGCTGCAGATCCTGCAGCAGCAGTTCGCCGACGCCGGCTTCGACGTGAGCATTGAGACGACCACCCCCGCCGACCTGTTCACCAAGGTCGCGCCGGCAGGTGACTTCCAGATGGGCCTGTGGACGTTGGTCGACTACTTCCCGGAGCCGACGCTCGACCAACCCTTCGGCTCGGCGAACATCCCCACCAAGACCAACGGCTACTCCGGCATCAACTTCGGTCGCGTGTCCATCGACGAGCTCGACCCCCTGCTCGACGAGACCGAGACCGAGCTCGACGTCGACAAGCGCATCGAAACGACCAAGGCCGCCGACAAGGTCATCGCCGACTCGGCCGCATCGATCCCCATCGTGGGCATCCCGAACATCCTGCTCTGGAACGAGAAGGTCGGCGGTACGGTCAGCATCAACCCCGCGGAGGGACCGTTCTGGAACCTGGAGGCGTGGGGTCTTGCCGAACAGTGA
- a CDS encoding M20 family metallopeptidase codes for MSPPSLTRVLERVEHLVTVETPSADADRLLACYEPLREWGTAALRREPDTITRDGVPHLYWPAAEPSVLLLMHADTVFAAGTIDSRPFRIEDGRAYGPGVFDMKSGIVMAFEALEQVENPAAISLVITGDEEIGSPTSRPLIEEAAANARATLVPEPSLDGALKTSRKGGGIYEVRLEGREAHAGLEPERGHNALVELAHVVTHVCELADPARGTTVTPTTARAGTTTNTVPADARVGIDVRAGSIEELRRVDDALRTMSSRNAHVRIRLDGGINRPPLEDSASRGLYAIAREAAAAAGLPAVERRSVGGASDGNFTAALGVPTLDGLGAVGDGAHTPEEWIDVASLPDRTRLIAAVLTALETKSVLLTI; via the coding sequence ATGAGCCCGCCGTCGCTGACGCGAGTACTGGAGCGCGTGGAACACCTGGTGACGGTCGAGACGCCGTCGGCAGACGCCGACCGACTGCTCGCGTGTTACGAGCCGCTGCGCGAGTGGGGTACTGCGGCGCTCAGGCGAGAACCAGACACGATCACCCGCGACGGTGTCCCGCATCTGTACTGGCCGGCGGCTGAACCGTCGGTACTCCTCCTGATGCATGCCGACACGGTCTTCGCCGCGGGCACGATCGACTCCCGGCCGTTCAGGATCGAGGACGGACGCGCGTACGGGCCGGGTGTGTTCGACATGAAGTCCGGCATCGTGATGGCTTTCGAGGCGCTCGAGCAGGTCGAGAACCCCGCCGCGATCTCCCTGGTCATCACCGGCGACGAGGAGATCGGCTCCCCCACCTCGCGGCCACTGATCGAGGAGGCGGCAGCGAATGCCCGGGCGACGCTCGTCCCGGAACCCAGCCTCGACGGCGCGCTCAAGACTTCGCGCAAGGGCGGAGGCATCTACGAGGTTCGACTCGAGGGGCGCGAGGCCCATGCCGGACTCGAGCCCGAGCGCGGGCACAACGCACTCGTCGAGCTCGCGCACGTGGTCACCCACGTCTGCGAGCTGGCAGATCCGGCCCGCGGCACTACCGTCACGCCGACGACCGCACGCGCCGGTACGACGACGAACACCGTGCCGGCGGATGCCCGAGTCGGGATCGACGTACGCGCCGGCAGCATCGAGGAGCTCCGCCGCGTCGACGACGCCCTTCGTACGATGTCGAGCCGCAACGCGCACGTGCGGATCCGACTGGACGGCGGCATCAACCGCCCTCCCCTCGAAGACTCCGCGAGCCGGGGTCTGTACGCCATCGCCCGAGAAGCGGCAGCGGCCGCGGGACTGCCCGCCGTGGAGCGCCGATCGGTTGGCGGGGCGTCCGACGGGAACTTCACCGCTGCCCTCGGGGTACCCACCCTCGACGGGCTCGGCGCCGTCGGCGATGGCGCGCACACGCCCGAGGAGTGGATCGACGTCGCGAGCCTGCCGGATCGCACGCGGCTGATCGCCGCCGTCCTGACGGCACTGGAGACCAAGTCAGTCTTATTGACTATCTAA
- a CDS encoding alpha/beta fold hydrolase gives MPSAPDVEEIRVSNDGVTIAARVAGTGPAVLLLHGYPETQRMWDRVLFELARDHTVVTADLRGYGQSGRPHDDPEHRTYSKRAMAQDQIGVLDALGIDTADVVGHDRGGRVAHRLALDHPQRVRSIAVLDIVPTLHMFTHVDRSMAETYFHWFFLTRPSPLPESLIAADTEAWMRSRFAGRNVRGPVIDDDTFGQYVRSMRAPGGIAATCADYRAAATTDLDHDRADRTAGRVVSAPLLALWGASSYVGRSFDVTAVWSEYAAVVDGHAIDADHYLAEENPDDTVAALRTFWARVRRA, from the coding sequence ATGCCATCGGCCCCAGACGTCGAGGAGATCCGGGTCAGCAACGACGGCGTGACGATCGCCGCGCGCGTCGCGGGCACGGGGCCAGCGGTCCTGTTGCTGCACGGATACCCGGAGACGCAACGGATGTGGGATCGCGTGCTGTTCGAGCTGGCCCGGGACCACACGGTCGTCACGGCGGACCTGCGCGGGTACGGGCAGTCCGGCCGACCCCACGACGATCCCGAGCACCGGACGTACAGCAAGCGCGCGATGGCACAGGACCAGATCGGCGTGCTGGACGCGCTCGGCATCGATACGGCCGACGTCGTCGGGCACGACCGCGGCGGCCGGGTAGCGCATCGGCTGGCACTCGACCATCCGCAGCGCGTACGCAGCATCGCGGTGCTCGACATCGTCCCGACCCTGCACATGTTCACCCACGTAGACCGGTCGATGGCCGAGACGTACTTCCACTGGTTCTTCCTGACCAGACCCAGCCCGCTGCCCGAGTCACTGATCGCCGCCGACACCGAGGCCTGGATGCGCAGCCGGTTCGCCGGACGCAACGTTCGCGGTCCGGTGATCGACGACGACACGTTCGGGCAGTACGTGCGGTCGATGCGAGCCCCGGGTGGCATCGCGGCGACCTGTGCGGACTACCGCGCCGCAGCGACCACCGACCTCGACCACGACCGCGCGGATCGTACGGCGGGACGCGTCGTCTCGGCGCCATTGCTCGCCCTCTGGGGCGCAAGCAGCTACGTCGGACGCTCGTTCGACGTCACCGCGGTCTGGAGCGAGTACGCCGCCGTCGTCGATGGGCACGCCATCGACGCCGACCACTACCTGGCCGAGGAGAATCCCGATGACACCGTCGCCGCACTTCGTACGTTCTGGGCTCGGGTGAGGCGCGCATGA
- a CDS encoding TetR/AcrR family transcriptional regulator translates to MAQPGRKQRRARDSLSREVILDAAEAVAVRDGLEGLTFQAIGRELDAHPTSVYRHFRDKDELVLELIDSLRSRSYGGELVPSDDWRDDLRRAARHVHEHYLRYPAFAQQMAARTTRRPREFANVDFILGALLRAGLSPETAARCARAYGNMTRAMCGMEAALLDLPETTRIADETSWQVEYRQLASDDYPNIAAVGDHLASIGDPRIFGVAVELMLDGIEAMVARDEPGEAPPEA, encoded by the coding sequence ATGGCCCAGCCCGGGCGCAAGCAGCGACGAGCGCGCGACAGCCTCAGCCGCGAGGTCATCCTGGACGCCGCCGAGGCGGTTGCCGTACGGGACGGTCTCGAGGGGCTCACGTTCCAGGCGATCGGGCGCGAGCTGGACGCGCACCCGACCTCGGTCTACCGGCACTTCCGCGACAAGGACGAGCTGGTGCTCGAGCTGATCGACTCGCTGCGGTCGCGGTCGTACGGGGGCGAGCTGGTGCCGTCCGACGACTGGCGCGACGACCTGCGCCGGGCGGCGCGTCATGTGCACGAGCACTACCTGCGCTACCCGGCGTTCGCGCAGCAGATGGCGGCGCGCACGACGCGGCGACCGCGTGAGTTCGCCAACGTCGACTTCATCCTGGGGGCACTCCTGCGAGCGGGCCTGAGCCCGGAGACCGCGGCGAGGTGTGCGCGCGCCTACGGCAACATGACCCGGGCGATGTGTGGCATGGAGGCCGCGCTTCTGGACCTTCCGGAGACGACGCGCATCGCGGACGAGACGTCCTGGCAGGTCGAGTATCGCCAGCTCGCGAGCGACGACTACCCGAACATCGCGGCGGTCGGTGATCACCTCGCGAGCATCGGCGACCCGCGGATCTTCGGCGTCGCCGTCGAGCTGATGCTCGATGGCATCGAGGCGATGGTCGCGCGCGACGAGCCGGGCGAGGCGCCGCCCGAGGCCTGA
- a CDS encoding S9 family peptidase — protein sequence MSRDWRSWFAGPQLATVRPAAGDAGLSLVVEEGSDGSYGRIWDAASEVPGEPLPFAVGLGAVLSPDGRWVVDLDDNGGSEVGFLQAMPVGSGEPVRLAPERAAYVLRGLEFSADATRLAATVVDDDGYHLLVIPAAPWGSARTLFSSPNEAWYGHLSADGSLACIDTTDHCPGVRRPAVTVLETRDGREVAVLDDLPAGPIRAVRFSGRSGDPRVLISTERSGFARPAIWNPLTGDRVDIDLPALSGEVMALDWHADSGSILAVHVDDGVQRLLLLADDGSAVSVLGDGDGSYVNPDVANVYPTYSGSYFTPDGEVRVVGSRWDLPLHVRTHRAGRGAQVLLPPAAVPAGRRLTSSMIESEDGTRIQLWWARPDAEPRGTVLEVHGGPNLVAVDGFNPSAQAWLDAGFAYASLNYRGSVCFGRTFREGFWAVGGDREIEDIESAVCWLRGQGLATPDSTFITGASYGGHLTLLSIARLPTMFAGGLAHVAMADWRTAYDDMNPALRSAWTGFLGGAPDEVPDILARYSAINLVDRVTASAWLYQGARDTRTPAAQAQRYADALRASGGDVVIDWFDAGHEPTGLGALEHGQARMLHFVERTLAGLRWDAATQETPTG from the coding sequence GTGAGCCGCGACTGGCGGTCCTGGTTCGCCGGGCCGCAGCTCGCGACCGTACGACCCGCAGCCGGCGACGCTGGCCTGAGCCTCGTCGTGGAAGAGGGCAGCGACGGGTCGTACGGCAGGATCTGGGACGCCGCGTCGGAGGTGCCCGGCGAGCCGCTGCCGTTCGCGGTCGGGCTCGGTGCCGTGCTATCTCCGGATGGGCGCTGGGTCGTCGACCTCGACGACAACGGCGGGTCCGAGGTCGGCTTCCTGCAGGCGATGCCCGTCGGGTCGGGCGAGCCGGTACGGCTCGCACCCGAGCGCGCCGCGTACGTGCTCCGGGGGCTCGAGTTCAGCGCGGATGCGACCCGGCTCGCCGCGACCGTGGTCGATGACGACGGATACCACCTGCTGGTGATCCCGGCGGCACCGTGGGGGAGCGCTCGTACGCTCTTCTCGTCGCCGAACGAGGCCTGGTACGGCCACCTCTCCGCCGACGGCTCGCTCGCGTGCATCGACACGACCGACCACTGTCCGGGGGTACGCCGGCCGGCGGTGACGGTGCTCGAGACCCGGGACGGCCGCGAGGTGGCGGTGCTCGACGACCTGCCGGCCGGTCCGATCAGGGCCGTGCGGTTCTCCGGCCGGAGCGGCGACCCGCGGGTGCTGATCTCGACGGAGCGCTCGGGCTTCGCGCGCCCGGCGATCTGGAACCCGCTCACCGGTGACCGGGTCGACATCGATCTCCCGGCGCTGAGCGGCGAGGTGATGGCGCTCGACTGGCACGCTGACTCGGGCAGCATCCTCGCGGTTCATGTCGACGACGGCGTACAGCGCCTGTTGCTCCTGGCAGACGACGGGTCGGCGGTGTCGGTGCTCGGCGACGGCGACGGGAGCTACGTGAACCCTGACGTCGCAAATGTCTATCCCACCTACTCCGGTTCGTACTTCACGCCCGACGGAGAGGTACGGGTCGTCGGGTCACGATGGGACCTGCCGCTGCACGTTCGTACGCACCGGGCGGGCCGAGGCGCGCAGGTTCTGCTCCCACCGGCGGCGGTGCCCGCTGGGCGCCGACTCACGTCCTCGATGATCGAGAGCGAGGACGGCACCCGGATCCAGCTCTGGTGGGCGCGGCCCGATGCGGAGCCCCGCGGCACCGTGCTCGAGGTCCACGGCGGCCCGAACCTCGTCGCCGTCGATGGCTTCAACCCGTCGGCACAGGCGTGGCTCGATGCCGGGTTCGCGTACGCCTCGTTGAACTATCGAGGCTCGGTGTGCTTCGGGCGTACGTTCCGGGAGGGCTTCTGGGCCGTCGGGGGCGATCGCGAGATCGAGGACATCGAGTCCGCCGTGTGCTGGCTGCGCGGGCAGGGACTCGCCACACCGGACTCCACGTTCATCACGGGCGCGTCGTACGGCGGGCACCTGACCCTGCTCTCGATCGCCCGGCTTCCCACGATGTTCGCCGGAGGACTCGCCCATGTCGCGATGGCGGACTGGCGGACGGCGTACGACGACATGAACCCGGCACTGCGCTCGGCGTGGACCGGCTTCCTCGGCGGGGCGCCCGACGAGGTCCCGGACATCCTCGCGCGCTACTCGGCGATCAACCTCGTCGACCGGGTGACCGCCTCCGCCTGGCTTTACCAAGGTGCACGGGACACCCGGACGCCTGCGGCGCAGGCACAGCGCTATGCCGATGCGCTGCGCGCGAGCGGCGGCGACGTCGTCATCGACTGGTTCGATGCGGGCCACGAGCCGACCGGACTCGGTGCGCTCGAGCACGGTCAGGCGCGGATGCTCCACTTCGTGGAGCGGACGCTCGCCGGACTTCGGTGGGACGCCGCCACGCAAGAGACACCGACGGGCTGA
- the sigJ gene encoding RNA polymerase sigma factor SigJ, whose amino-acid sequence MTTEWGPGHDPADPGLGVIMSERRQLLNLAYRLLGSLADAEDAVQETYARWYAMSRQQQAAIEVPGAWLTRVASRICLNLLGSARARRESYVGEWIPEPLPKRSEWICGPASDSTGDPADRITLDESVNMAFLVVLDSMTPAERVAFILHDVFRYPYAEVAEIVGRTPAACRQLASSARRRIRTSHGATPPAQQAEIVREFKRAWENKDIDALIGLLDPNATAIADSGGMATSFLQPIEGGEQVARAWVEIAHRTPSTMTFVERTVNGQAGIVARQADETVTVFAFDIADDRVKHIWVVRNPEKLRPWVTG is encoded by the coding sequence ATGACCACCGAATGGGGCCCGGGGCACGACCCGGCCGATCCTGGCCTGGGCGTGATCATGAGCGAGCGGCGCCAGCTGCTCAACCTCGCCTACCGGCTTCTCGGCTCGCTCGCCGATGCCGAGGACGCCGTGCAGGAGACGTACGCCCGTTGGTACGCCATGTCCCGGCAACAGCAGGCGGCCATCGAGGTCCCCGGCGCCTGGCTGACCAGGGTCGCCAGCCGAATCTGCCTCAACCTGCTCGGCTCGGCACGGGCGAGACGCGAGAGCTACGTCGGTGAATGGATCCCCGAGCCGCTGCCGAAACGTAGCGAGTGGATCTGTGGGCCGGCGAGTGACAGCACCGGCGACCCAGCGGACCGGATCACCCTCGACGAGTCGGTCAACATGGCGTTCCTCGTCGTACTCGACTCGATGACCCCGGCCGAGCGGGTCGCCTTCATCCTCCACGACGTCTTCCGCTACCCCTACGCAGAGGTGGCCGAGATCGTCGGCCGCACGCCGGCGGCGTGCCGCCAGCTCGCCTCGTCCGCGCGGCGTCGCATCCGCACGTCGCACGGTGCGACTCCACCGGCCCAGCAGGCCGAGATCGTCCGCGAGTTCAAGCGGGCATGGGAGAACAAGGACATCGACGCCCTCATCGGACTCCTCGACCCCAACGCCACGGCGATCGCCGACAGCGGCGGCATGGCCACCAGCTTCCTGCAGCCCATCGAGGGCGGCGAGCAGGTCGCGCGCGCCTGGGTCGAGATCGCGCACCGCACGCCCAGCACCATGACCTTCGTGGAGCGCACGGTCAACGGCCAGGCAGGCATCGTCGCCCGGCAGGCCGACGAGACCGTGACGGTGTTCGCCTTCGACATTGCAGACGACCGGGTCAAGCACATCTGGGTCGTACGAAATCCCGAGAAGCTCCGGCCATGGGTGACCGGATGA
- a CDS encoding LUD domain-containing protein produces the protein MTSTVPPTLFTEPAPDERLKRAATALEEANFGVEILDDAAGARARVEHLIPEGATVFTGASETLRLSGIDEDINGSGRYESVKARSSSMDRATQVAEIWRMIACPDVIVGSVHAVTETGSLVTASASGSQLPGYAGAAARAIWVVGAQKVVPDLSTALSRVENHCLPLENERAMQAYGVPSALNRMLILNAEPHPGRGTVLLLREAIGF, from the coding sequence ATGACAAGCACGGTTCCGCCAACACTGTTCACCGAACCGGCACCCGACGAGCGCCTGAAGCGAGCGGCGACCGCGCTCGAGGAGGCGAACTTCGGCGTGGAGATCCTCGATGACGCTGCCGGGGCGCGTGCCCGCGTCGAGCACCTGATCCCCGAGGGCGCCACTGTGTTCACCGGGGCCAGCGAGACGCTCCGCCTGTCCGGCATCGACGAGGACATCAACGGCAGCGGGCGATACGAGTCGGTCAAGGCACGAAGCTCCTCCATGGACCGCGCGACCCAGGTGGCCGAGATCTGGCGGATGATCGCGTGCCCAGACGTCATCGTGGGCAGCGTCCACGCGGTCACCGAGACCGGCTCCCTGGTGACAGCCTCGGCCAGCGGCAGCCAGCTGCCGGGCTACGCCGGCGCCGCTGCCCGGGCGATCTGGGTCGTCGGAGCACAGAAGGTGGTGCCCGACCTGAGCACCGCGCTGAGCCGGGTCGAAAACCACTGCCTCCCGCTGGAGAACGAACGTGCGATGCAGGCGTACGGGGTGCCCAGTGCGCTCAATCGCATGCTCATCCTCAATGCAGAGCCACACCCCGGGCGTGGCACCGTCCTGCTGCTCCGCGAAGCGATCGGGTTCTGA
- a CDS encoding helix-turn-helix domain-containing protein codes for METPLGPRLIGETEKSLNAVLRRLLAGTDLSEPQWVTLRLSGLLDGTVDAAGLADAARDRAQFTGADDHVAALTARGLLDEGVLTDAGRELLDRMQARITEATRPVWEGLPEDDVAATTRVLNQVAARARALLTEL; via the coding sequence ATGGAAACACCACTAGGACCACGACTCATCGGAGAGACGGAGAAGTCACTCAACGCCGTTCTGCGACGCCTGCTCGCCGGCACCGACCTCAGCGAACCACAGTGGGTGACACTCCGCCTCTCGGGACTGCTCGACGGCACGGTGGATGCCGCCGGTCTGGCGGACGCCGCGCGCGACCGGGCCCAGTTCACTGGCGCAGACGACCATGTCGCCGCACTGACCGCGCGCGGACTGCTCGACGAAGGCGTTCTCACCGACGCCGGGCGCGAGCTCCTCGACCGGATGCAGGCTCGGATCACCGAGGCGACCCGGCCCGTCTGGGAAGGCCTTCCCGAGGACGACGTGGCGGCCACCACGCGAGTGCTCAACCAGGTCGCCGCTCGTGCCCGCGCGTTGCTGACCGAGCTCTGA
- a CDS encoding nuclear transport factor 2 family protein translates to MNDLQAIADRAEIQALQAEFTDAAMMHDVDRLMSLYTTDAVYRIPEVDIELVGWEAIRSGNEQLAENWEFFVQNTHPGSIQVDGDTATGRALVFELGRQRDGRSVVNHALFHDRYRRTPDGWRFSERVYEVRYFDTNPLTGSPEVAWDTDYQPGEESAPAR, encoded by the coding sequence ATGAACGACCTCCAGGCCATCGCAGACCGCGCCGAGATCCAGGCGCTGCAAGCGGAGTTCACCGATGCCGCCATGATGCACGACGTTGATCGCCTGATGTCGCTGTACACCACTGACGCCGTTTACCGAATCCCCGAAGTCGACATCGAGCTCGTGGGATGGGAGGCGATCCGATCCGGCAACGAGCAGCTGGCCGAAAACTGGGAGTTCTTCGTGCAGAACACCCACCCGGGCTCGATCCAGGTCGACGGCGACACCGCGACCGGTCGCGCCCTGGTCTTCGAGCTCGGACGTCAACGGGACGGCCGGTCGGTCGTCAACCACGCGCTCTTCCACGACCGCTACCGACGCACGCCTGACGGGTGGAGGTTCAGCGAGCGCGTCTACGAGGTCCGCTACTTCGACACCAACCCGCTCACGGGCTCCCCTGAGGTCGCCTGGGACACCGACTACCAGCCCGGCGAGGAGAGCGCACCCGCCCGGTAG